A single window of bacterium DNA harbors:
- the mutL gene encoding DNA mismatch repair endonuclease MutL, with protein MASVVPASSIQILPQHLANQIAAGEVVQRPESVVKELVENAIDAGASHVTVNIAAAGKSLIQVIDDGHGMTEEDARMAIERHATSKLRSIEDLEQIRTFGFRGEALPSISSVAKVELRTRMEDQDVATLLRIEGGEVREADKVEGPVGTSISVKNLFYNTPARRQFLKSDTTEYRHITDCVQRFVLSYPDVRITLISDGSTVYDAQPADLAGRISYLFGDRVADSLLEVHEETDLITVTGFVGKPNFAKKSRGEQFLFVNGRYVVSRYLNHAVVSAYEHMLEQGAFPMYMLFLNIDPRQVDVNVHPSKLEVKFSNERNIYTIVNAVVRRSLYSHDLTPSIGFRESGEGGQPQDFTRMRIESPDEASARTERKYDNFDSLSRGMGSSGLGAGSGGGSGTGGSGGTGYGSRPSDSGGAGSRMDPRQIDDLFRSLDVSGEGSRSGMAAEPERETVILPSEKPISDTQFLWQLHNKYIFTPIKSGLMIIDQHVAHERILYEKALAALQDAAPFSQQLLFEHSTRVSAGDYALLEEIRAEFEHLGFVLRLKAPHDVTVEAVPQDVRPGMEESILEEMIEQYREYSASGVTDTRHNVAASYGCRAAIKAGDKLNPAEMQNLIDQLFATSNPYVCPHGRPILIKLSLGDLDRRFGRSS; from the coding sequence ATGGCATCAGTCGTACCGGCAAGTTCCATCCAGATCCTTCCGCAGCATCTCGCCAATCAGATCGCCGCAGGCGAAGTCGTGCAGCGGCCGGAATCCGTGGTGAAGGAATTGGTGGAAAACGCCATTGATGCCGGCGCCAGTCATGTCACCGTGAATATCGCCGCAGCGGGGAAGTCGCTGATACAGGTTATCGACGATGGACACGGAATGACCGAGGAGGATGCGCGCATGGCCATCGAGCGGCATGCGACCAGCAAACTGCGTTCGATAGAGGATCTCGAACAGATCCGCACCTTCGGTTTCCGCGGGGAAGCGCTGCCGTCGATTTCCTCCGTCGCGAAAGTGGAACTGCGCACGCGCATGGAAGATCAGGATGTCGCCACGCTGCTGCGCATCGAGGGAGGCGAAGTGCGCGAAGCGGATAAAGTTGAGGGTCCGGTCGGCACCTCCATCAGCGTCAAGAATCTGTTTTACAACACGCCCGCACGGCGGCAGTTCCTCAAATCCGACACCACCGAGTACCGGCATATAACGGACTGCGTGCAGCGCTTCGTGCTGTCCTACCCCGACGTACGCATCACACTCATCTCCGACGGCAGCACGGTATACGACGCGCAGCCTGCGGATCTGGCGGGACGCATCTCCTACCTCTTCGGCGACCGCGTGGCAGATTCGCTGCTCGAAGTGCATGAGGAAACAGACCTGATCACGGTGACGGGATTTGTGGGCAAGCCGAATTTTGCGAAGAAGTCCCGCGGCGAGCAATTCCTTTTCGTCAACGGACGCTACGTGGTGAGCCGCTATCTGAATCACGCCGTGGTCAGCGCCTACGAGCACATGCTCGAACAGGGTGCGTTTCCGATGTACATGCTTTTCCTGAACATCGATCCGCGGCAGGTGGACGTCAACGTGCATCCTTCCAAGCTGGAAGTGAAGTTCAGCAACGAGCGCAACATCTACACCATCGTCAACGCCGTCGTGCGCCGCAGCCTGTACAGTCACGACCTGACTCCCTCGATCGGCTTCCGTGAGAGCGGGGAAGGCGGACAGCCGCAGGACTTCACGCGCATGCGCATCGAATCGCCCGACGAAGCCTCCGCACGCACCGAGCGCAAATACGACAACTTCGATTCCCTCAGCCGCGGTATGGGAAGCAGTGGATTGGGCGCCGGATCAGGGGGCGGCAGCGGAACAGGTGGCAGCGGCGGCACGGGGTACGGCTCTCGTCCTTCAGACAGCGGCGGCGCGGGTTCGCGCATGGATCCCCGGCAGATCGACGATCTCTTCCGTTCGCTGGATGTGAGCGGTGAGGGTAGTCGCAGCGGCATGGCGGCCGAGCCCGAGCGTGAGACCGTCATCCTCCCGAGCGAGAAACCGATATCTGACACGCAGTTTCTCTGGCAGCTGCATAACAAGTATATTTTCACGCCGATCAAATCCGGTCTCATGATCATCGACCAGCACGTGGCGCATGAGCGCATCCTCTACGAGAAAGCGCTGGCTGCGCTTCAGGACGCCGCGCCGTTTTCCCAGCAGCTGCTCTTCGAGCACAGCACGCGGGTGTCGGCCGGTGATTATGCACTGCTGGAGGAGATCCGCGCCGAGTTCGAGCATCTCGGTTTCGTGCTGCGTCTGAAGGCGCCGCATGACGTCACCGTGGAAGCCGTGCCGCAGGACGTGCGTCCCGGCATGGAGGAAAGCATACTCGAAGAAATGATCGAGCAGTACCGAGAGTACAGCGCTTCTGGTGTGACCGACACCCGGCACAACGTGGCCGCTTCCTACGGCTGCCGCGCCGCGATCAAGGCGGGCGACAAACTGAATCCCGCCGAGATGCAGAATCTCATCGATCAGCTGTTCGCGACCTCGAACCCGTACGTTTGTCCCCACGGACGACCGATACTCATCAAACTCTCGCTCGGCGATCTCGACCGCCGTTTCGGCAGAAGCAGTTAA